The following proteins are encoded in a genomic region of Takifugu rubripes chromosome 9, fTakRub1.2, whole genome shotgun sequence:
- the LOC101065430 gene encoding guanylyl cyclase inhibitory protein produces MGQAATLPCRRGESYVTELYEWFRKFINECPSGLITLHEFQRHFCDGTVGQESAEYAKQIFRTLDNNGDGVVDFREYVMAISMLIEGSAVEKLRWSFKLYDKDRDGGITRQEMLEIMQAVYKMSLAAALTRPNPLTAEECTNRVFARLDRDNNAIISLEEFIEGALDDDWIREMLECDPTTVKVERPLRRDAVLGIHG; encoded by the exons ATGGGTCAGGCTGCCACCTTGCCCTGTAGAAGAGGGGAGTCTTATGTTACAGAGCTGTATGAGTGGTTTAG AAAGTTCATCAACGAATGTCCAAGTGGACTGATCACTCTTCACGAGTTCCAAAGGCATTTCTGCGATGGAACCGTCGGCCAGGAGTCAGCTGAGTATGCGAAACAGATATTCCGCACGCTAGATAATAATGGG GATGGGGTGGTTGATTTCAGGGAGTATGTCATGGCCATCAGCATGCTGATCGAAGGTTCAGCAGTGGAGAAGCTGCGCTGGTCATTTAAACTTTATGACAAGGACCGAGATGGAGGAATTACCAGGCAAGAAATGCTGGAGATCATGCAG GCTGTTTATAAGATGAGTTTGGCTGCTGCTTTAACAAGACCAAATCCACTTACTGCTGAAGAATGCACCAACAGGGTATTCGCACGACTGGATAGAGACAACAACG CCATCATCAGTCTGGAGGAGTTCATTGAAGGAGCACTGGATGATGACTGGATCAGGGAGATGCTGGAATGTGATCCCACTACTGTGAAAGTGGAGAGGCCCCTAAGGAGGGATGCTGTTCTAGGGATCCACGGTTGA